One part of the Methanococcoides sp. AM1 genome encodes these proteins:
- a CDS encoding adenosylcobinamide amidohydrolase has product MVVKLPKGRRTLTTSWLNGGYSEELEAVFNHMIPHRSHGAGDLEGGSVPEYLRIVAGGLGLEPDKVSGMLTTARMENAVVVSDSFRGLEVTAIITGGVEINGGRAGDPSSYYQEDERFEPVGGTINIILLIGADLPAYSMARALMTATEAKSAALQQLMAPSRYSSGIATGTGTDMITVVANPNSPLKLTDSGKHSRLGELIGKCVLKAVTKAVGIQSDINPITQRDMLVRLDRFGIDEARYWKVASTLEGENRKPGFIEQLRKISRNPALVAATVSVLHIIDEVSWGLIPENAGRKAAFAIMRELPKVMEMGLEIPADELLNEYDSILDNWIVITSWIVKNNIS; this is encoded by the coding sequence TTGGTAGTAAAGCTTCCCAAAGGAAGAAGAACACTCACAACTTCGTGGCTCAACGGAGGATACAGTGAGGAGCTGGAAGCAGTCTTCAATCATATGATACCACACCGAAGTCACGGTGCTGGCGACCTTGAGGGCGGAAGTGTTCCCGAATACTTAAGGATAGTTGCAGGCGGGCTTGGACTTGAACCCGACAAGGTATCAGGGATGCTTACAACAGCAAGAATGGAGAATGCTGTTGTTGTTTCTGATTCGTTCAGGGGTCTTGAGGTCACAGCAATTATAACCGGAGGAGTTGAAATAAACGGTGGCCGTGCCGGAGATCCTTCATCGTACTATCAGGAAGACGAAAGGTTCGAACCAGTTGGCGGTACGATAAACATCATTCTTTTAATAGGAGCAGACCTGCCCGCATATTCAATGGCAAGGGCATTGATGACCGCAACCGAAGCAAAGAGTGCAGCATTGCAGCAGCTTATGGCACCCAGCCGTTATTCAAGCGGAATAGCAACAGGAACAGGAACTGATATGATAACTGTTGTTGCAAACCCTAACAGTCCGCTAAAGCTTACAGATTCCGGAAAACATTCCAGACTAGGTGAACTTATTGGAAAATGTGTTCTTAAAGCCGTTACAAAAGCTGTTGGGATCCAATCGGACATAAACCCGATCACCCAGCGTGATATGCTGGTAAGACTTGACCGTTTCGGGATCGATGAAGCAAGATACTGGAAAGTGGCATCAACCCTGGAAGGTGAGAACAGGAAACCCGGATTCATAGAGCAGCTTCGTAAGATATCACGAAATCCGGCACTTGTGGCTGCAACTGTTTCCGTGCTCCACATCATAGATGAAGTATCGTGGGGGCTCATTCCGGAAAATGCCGGCAGGAAAGCTGCTTTTGCGATCATGAGAGAACTACCGAAAGTGATGGAAATGGGTCTTGAGATCCCTGCAGATGAACTTTTGAATGAGTATGATAGCATTCTTGATAACTGGATAGTTATCACTTCATGGATCGTGAAGAATAACATTTCCTGA
- a CDS encoding HD domain-containing protein: MKIRELIIQHCDNTEKKGNGILIHTGQSAEPIETPELFKYLDFLSDEPSRKIWQSDDYRMILTEIDGKITVYEHVRLSNYRIQLLDLQEEYGEKQESDLAELADVFSFVSYEHRNDTRKSGVPYVSHLLDVASILIKENAPPELIFAGLLHDIVEDTDVDLVTIRKRYGPVVGDYVEAVTEPEELRQAVGGDKAQTWKERKQYTIKRISRSSSEIRLLSCADKLANIRDLINDIKHEGDDFWSKFNAPKSEQEWYYRSMLDVFATGPQNIADTRVYRDYKDCVDDLF; this comes from the coding sequence ATGAAAATACGCGAGCTTATAATCCAGCACTGTGACAATACTGAGAAAAAAGGAAATGGCATTCTGATCCATACGGGACAGTCTGCCGAGCCTATAGAAACTCCCGAACTGTTCAAGTATCTGGATTTCCTGTCTGATGAACCTTCCAGGAAGATCTGGCAAAGCGATGATTACAGGATGATACTAACAGAGATCGATGGGAAGATTACCGTCTACGAACATGTGAGACTATCAAACTACAGGATACAGTTACTTGATCTCCAGGAAGAATACGGAGAAAAGCAGGAAAGCGACCTGGCGGAACTTGCAGATGTATTCTCTTTCGTTAGCTATGAACACAGAAATGATACAAGGAAATCAGGAGTTCCATATGTATCTCATCTATTGGACGTAGCATCCATACTGATCAAAGAGAATGCACCACCGGAACTTATTTTTGCAGGATTGCTCCATGACATTGTTGAGGATACGGACGTTGACCTTGTGACCATAAGAAAAAGATATGGACCGGTAGTCGGCGATTATGTGGAAGCGGTTACCGAACCTGAAGAGCTCAGGCAAGCTGTTGGAGGAGACAAAGCACAGACCTGGAAAGAAAGGAAACAGTACACCATCAAAAGGATAAGCAGGTCAAGTAGCGAGATCAGACTCCTTTCATGTGCAGACAAGCTTGCCAATATCAGGGACCTCATCAACGATATAAAGCATGAAGGTGATGATTTCTGGAGCAAGTTCAATGCACCAAAGAGTGAGCAGGAATGGTATTATCGCTCAATGCTCGACGTTTTTGCCACCGGTCCGCAGAATATCGCAGATACACGTGTATACCGTGATTATAAGGATTGTGTGGATGATCTGTTCTGA
- a CDS encoding DUF6141 family protein has product MLNNSPKFREVQKFRQFWITSLVLIPAVMSLYGAYQQLVLGQPFGDNPASDTTMTILTIIFGFLFPLFIFSMKLVIEVRSDGVYVRFFPFHLSFKKFSYTDIGSYKAVHYSALRDYGGWGIRYGRNGKAYNISGNDGIMLEFRNGKHLLIGSQKVHELLMAMDQGARTA; this is encoded by the coding sequence ATGCTTAATAACAGTCCGAAATTCAGGGAAGTGCAGAAGTTCAGGCAATTCTGGATAACCTCGCTGGTACTTATTCCCGCAGTTATGTCACTCTATGGAGCTTACCAGCAACTGGTTTTAGGTCAGCCTTTCGGCGATAACCCTGCTTCGGATACCACCATGACAATTCTTACGATAATCTTTGGTTTCCTGTTCCCATTATTCATCTTTTCTATGAAACTGGTGATTGAGGTGCGTAGTGACGGAGTTTATGTTCGTTTCTTCCCATTCCATCTCTCATTCAAAAAATTCAGCTACACTGACATTGGCAGCTATAAAGCAGTGCATTACAGTGCACTTCGGGATTACGGTGGCTGGGGCATACGTTATGGAAGAAATGGTAAGGCTTACAACATAAGTGGGAATGATGGCATCATGCTGGAATTCAGGAACGGAAAGCATCTGCTCATCGGTTCACAAAAGGTCCACGAATTGCTCATGGCAATGGATCAAGGTGCCAGAACTGCCTGA
- a CDS encoding tripartite tricarboxylate transporter permease, whose amino-acid sequence MPSDITIPMLLLSVLIGYALGIFSGLVPGIHTNNFALMLVALSPMLMDSGIPPTYIAIAILANSLSHTFHDIIPAVYLGAPNDDMALAVLPGHRLLLEGFGSEAIRLSALGSAGSVAFSLIIAVPLAFAFSKIYPTLQNYLGLLLLLISISLILSEKGEYIINQGSLVKYKYKAYALILFVLTGILGLFAFRMEASMHPLIDFGSPSILLPLLSGLFGASQLLISLLSGSHIPPQRYSRIELPAKRIIRGVITGSAAGSIVAWLPGISSSIAAVLARLFIRSDFERTKDSKDREKKDEDACEGYYRYDDDEFYRDETMESSKEFIVSVSGVNTANVVL is encoded by the coding sequence ATGCCCTCTGACATTACCATTCCAATGTTGCTACTGTCAGTTCTCATCGGATATGCCCTCGGTATATTCTCAGGACTTGTACCGGGAATACACACGAACAACTTTGCCCTGATGCTGGTAGCACTCTCCCCCATGCTCATGGACAGCGGCATCCCGCCAACCTATATAGCCATAGCCATCCTGGCAAACTCCCTGTCCCATACATTTCATGACATAATCCCCGCAGTATATCTTGGAGCACCAAATGACGACATGGCGCTGGCAGTTCTTCCCGGACACAGGCTGCTGCTCGAGGGTTTCGGCTCGGAGGCCATACGCCTCTCAGCGCTGGGAAGCGCAGGTTCAGTTGCATTCTCACTAATAATTGCAGTTCCCCTTGCATTTGCTTTCAGCAAGATATACCCGACACTCCAGAATTATCTCGGATTACTCCTCCTGCTGATCTCCATAAGCCTGATACTGAGCGAAAAAGGTGAATACATCATCAACCAGGGTTCCCTTGTAAAGTACAAGTACAAAGCCTACGCACTCATCCTCTTCGTTCTGACCGGAATTCTCGGTCTGTTCGCTTTCAGGATGGAAGCTTCAATGCATCCCCTGATCGATTTCGGCTCCCCATCAATACTCCTCCCGCTTCTCAGCGGACTTTTCGGTGCATCCCAGTTGCTCATCAGTCTGTTGTCAGGCTCACACATCCCACCCCAGAGATATTCAAGGATCGAGCTGCCTGCTAAAAGGATCATCAGAGGAGTGATCACCGGCAGTGCAGCCGGCTCTATAGTGGCCTGGCTACCGGGAATATCATCATCCATTGCAGCAGTACTTGCAAGACTCTTCATCAGAAGCGATTTTGAAAGGACGAAAGACAGCAAGGATAGGGAAAAGAAGGATGAAGATGCCTGTGAAGGATACTACCGCTATGACGATGATGAATTCTACCGGGATGAGACCATGGAAAGCTCAAAGGAATTCATCGTTTCGGTTTCCGGTGTCAACACAGCCAACGTCGTGTTATAA
- a CDS encoding DUF488 family protein, whose translation MINHKQRALLYVIDQLNDSGNATKFMVVKNLFLLSIEEHVDRLIKFYHFFPYHYGPFSNACYADITKLQTEGLIIETSKHLELTDEGKAFAKKTDRKAVFRIKRIAKRFSSDKQIREYVYENYPEYTVKSKLISCKEQNLVPGLFTIGYEGRDIDQFLNYLIQNNINILIDVRKNPFSMKFSFTKMKLSKYLEKVGIQYIHIPDLGIESENRKNLDSMADYQNLFNEYATTTLKRNLNHLEDIYELSQNNRIALMCFEADINMCHRGVIAKSIASTKGIEVVNI comes from the coding sequence ATGATTAACCATAAACAAAGAGCACTTCTATATGTAATTGATCAATTAAACGATAGCGGTAATGCCACAAAGTTTATGGTTGTAAAGAATCTTTTTTTGCTTTCAATTGAAGAACATGTAGATCGATTAATTAAATTTTATCACTTCTTTCCTTATCACTATGGTCCATTTTCAAATGCCTGTTATGCAGATATAACCAAACTTCAAACTGAAGGTCTGATTATCGAAACATCCAAGCATTTAGAATTAACTGATGAGGGGAAAGCATTCGCAAAAAAAACAGATCGTAAAGCAGTATTTAGAATTAAAAGGATTGCTAAAAGGTTCAGTTCTGATAAGCAAATTAGAGAATATGTTTATGAAAACTATCCTGAATATACTGTAAAGAGTAAACTTATTAGTTGTAAAGAGCAAAACCTTGTTCCGGGTTTATTCACAATTGGTTATGAGGGTAGAGACATAGATCAGTTTTTGAATTATTTAATTCAAAACAATATCAACATCCTTATTGATGTCAGGAAAAATCCATTTAGTATGAAGTTTAGCTTTACAAAAATGAAATTAAGTAAGTATCTTGAAAAAGTTGGCATACAATACATCCATATTCCAGATTTAGGCATTGAAAGTGAAAATAGAAAGAATTTAGATTCGATGGCGGACTACCAAAATTTATTTAATGAATATGCTACTACAACACTTAAAAGAAATCTAAATCATCTTGAAGATATATATGAGTTAAGTCAAAACAATAGAATTGCTTTGATGTGTTTTGAAGCTGATATTAATATGTGTCATAGAGGTGTAATTGCGAAATCTATTGCAAGTACTAAAGGAATAGAGGTTGTTAATATTTGA
- a CDS encoding HK97-gp10 family putative phage morphogenesis protein, which produces MIKIKTNRESKLGQFRQDLESSVQQNLAKAGVFLEGEMVMKIQSGLTPPLKEATVKRKGSDTPLFDSGELLDQISHDLSGDTVEVGVFGSRAQIAKYHEFGAPKAGIPERSFMRSAFNENKKKIKKIMSGK; this is translated from the coding sequence ATGATCAAAATAAAGACCAACAGGGAATCGAAACTCGGCCAGTTCCGGCAAGATCTTGAATCTTCCGTGCAGCAGAATCTAGCAAAAGCAGGTGTGTTCCTGGAAGGGGAAATGGTCATGAAGATTCAGTCGGGTCTCACTCCTCCATTGAAAGAAGCTACTGTGAAGAGGAAAGGGAGCGATACTCCGCTTTTTGATAGCGGTGAACTGTTGGATCAGATCAGCCACGATCTGTCCGGGGATACCGTGGAAGTCGGTGTGTTCGGATCCCGTGCGCAGATCGCCAAGTATCACGAGTTTGGTGCTCCAAAAGCTGGTATTCCGGAAAGATCATTCATGCGTTCTGCATTCAATGAGAACAAAAAGAAGATCAAGAAAATAATGAGTGGAAAATGA
- a CDS encoding encapsulin has protein sequence MAVLTAEEKRTVRKNIIGVAEKKLVARKILAPNNVDKGAQEFGYDKLTDMTDAEIISKFSPGSKDTLDLTRKAKGIPILHKGYSLSRIDMFSSRRLKSASQDRATKKVSIKEDDLIINGDSTYGIDGLADVYNNAVTAGQNWGSGTFTDAQNPYQDIINLKATIEADGFDCKFVMMHPTNAGEARKKVSNAAGTWMEMIKEEVPNILVTTAVSEGTVFGGDIGADIAELVIAEEFKLLDPNNADQMVFDFDIIDRVLPMYYEYGDTTGKSDAFGAITGA, from the coding sequence ATGGCAGTACTTACCGCTGAAGAAAAGAGAACCGTCAGGAAGAACATCATTGGTGTAGCTGAGAAGAAGCTTGTTGCAAGGAAGATACTCGCACCAAACAACGTTGACAAAGGTGCACAGGAATTCGGATACGACAAGCTTACTGACATGACCGATGCTGAGATCATCAGCAAGTTCTCTCCAGGAAGCAAAGACACTCTTGATCTGACCAGGAAGGCAAAGGGCATTCCAATTCTCCACAAGGGATACAGTCTGTCCAGAATTGACATGTTCAGTTCCAGAAGATTAAAGTCAGCTTCACAGGACAGGGCAACAAAGAAGGTCTCAATCAAAGAAGACGATCTCATTATCAATGGTGACTCCACCTATGGTATTGATGGTCTGGCAGACGTGTACAATAATGCAGTAACTGCTGGCCAGAACTGGGGATCCGGAACATTCACCGATGCACAGAATCCATATCAGGACATCATCAACCTGAAGGCCACAATTGAAGCCGATGGGTTTGACTGCAAGTTCGTCATGATGCACCCAACCAATGCAGGCGAGGCCCGCAAGAAAGTCTCCAATGCAGCAGGTACCTGGATGGAAATGATCAAGGAAGAAGTTCCAAACATCCTTGTCACAACCGCTGTAAGTGAAGGAACCGTCTTTGGTGGAGATATCGGTGCAGACATTGCCGAGCTTGTAATTGCTGAAGAGTTCAAACTGCTCGATCCAAACAACGCTGACCAGATGGTCTTCGATTTCGATATCATTGACCGTGTCCTCCCAATGTACTACGAGTACGGTGACACCACTGGCAAATCGGATGCATTTGGCGCCATTACAGGAGCATAA
- the terL gene encoding phage terminase large subunit has product MFEIRAQPGPQHQFLESTADIVFYGGAAGGGKTYALLMELTRYINHKGFGAVVFRRTSVQVRNEGGLWDTSEEIYPGMGADPKESFLEWEFPSGVTIKFAHMEHEKNKLDWQGSQVPLICFDELTHFSESQFFYMLSRNRSTCGVKPYIRATCNPDADAWVAEFIDWWIGEDGYIIPERSGVTRWFIRKDGQVIWADSKEGLIEQYGEGTLPKSFTFIAAKLEDNQILMQKDPSYKANLEALPLVERERLLGGNWKIRPAAGLYFKREWFEIVESYPTDMKCVRYWDCAATDAKSASDPDWTVGVLLGEKKGVYYVIDVQRFRKDPGGVEQAMKQTAKIDGVAIPICQEQEPGSSGKTVVSTRSRTIFKGFSYRGIPSTGNKIVRAEPVSAAAHNGNIRLVQGSWIPEFLAELEGFPERPHDDQVDALSGAFNYLNRKTAKVPRFSGGFGVSGGLRV; this is encoded by the coding sequence ATGTTTGAAATTAGAGCACAGCCCGGCCCACAACATCAATTCCTGGAATCGACTGCAGACATCGTATTCTACGGTGGAGCTGCAGGCGGTGGGAAAACCTATGCTCTACTGATGGAGCTTACACGATACATCAATCACAAAGGATTTGGTGCAGTTGTTTTCAGACGAACATCCGTTCAAGTTCGAAACGAGGGAGGCCTGTGGGATACTTCTGAAGAGATCTACCCAGGCATGGGTGCTGATCCGAAAGAATCTTTTCTCGAGTGGGAGTTCCCTTCCGGCGTCACCATCAAGTTTGCACATATGGAACATGAGAAGAACAAGCTCGACTGGCAGGGGTCACAGGTTCCACTCATATGCTTTGACGAACTGACACACTTTAGTGAATCTCAATTCTTCTACATGCTATCCAGGAACAGGTCCACCTGTGGTGTGAAACCGTATATCAGAGCTACCTGCAATCCAGATGCTGACGCGTGGGTAGCTGAATTTATTGACTGGTGGATAGGAGAAGATGGGTACATCATCCCTGAACGCTCAGGAGTGACACGCTGGTTCATCCGCAAAGACGGTCAGGTCATCTGGGCTGATTCAAAGGAAGGGTTGATCGAGCAGTACGGTGAAGGTACTCTGCCAAAATCATTCACATTCATTGCAGCGAAGCTTGAAGACAATCAGATCCTGATGCAGAAAGATCCTTCCTACAAGGCCAATCTGGAAGCACTGCCACTCGTGGAACGTGAAAGACTCCTGGGAGGTAACTGGAAGATCCGGCCTGCAGCTGGCCTCTACTTCAAGAGAGAATGGTTTGAGATCGTAGAGTCCTATCCTACAGACATGAAATGCGTCAGATACTGGGACTGTGCTGCCACCGACGCAAAGAGTGCATCTGACCCGGACTGGACCGTTGGTGTCCTGCTTGGGGAAAAGAAAGGCGTCTACTACGTCATTGATGTTCAACGGTTCAGGAAAGATCCTGGTGGTGTAGAACAGGCTATGAAGCAGACCGCCAAAATCGATGGTGTGGCTATTCCAATCTGTCAGGAACAGGAGCCAGGCAGTAGTGGGAAGACCGTTGTATCAACGAGATCACGTACCATCTTTAAGGGATTCAGCTATCGTGGGATTCCATCAACCGGAAACAAGATCGTGCGTGCTGAGCCTGTCAGTGCAGCTGCTCATAATGGGAATATCAGGCTTGTTCAAGGCTCGTGGATACCTGAATTCCTAGCAGAGCTGGAAGGCTTTCCAGAAAGGCCACATGACGATCAAGTGGATGCATTAAGTGGCGCGTTCAATTATCTCAACCGGAAGACTGCTAAAGTGCCTCGGTTCTCGGGTGGGTTCGGTGTGAGTGGTGGGTTGAGAGTATAA
- a CDS encoding DUF927 domain-containing protein, translating into MTDIFEHKLCSLNNVDHGKIVFQPAGNNIECYYESLVSSKDNLPKGRKSEVYAFKNGYLDADIQNDIKEMIADCSPLERFELGMCLNGVFDKLKKQSWYFNTDQIGGMWKGFYVPTNYSIGNSAINEVHYDKKSDTYREIPFCLTPAIITSIGTNIDDGGYWLEINFSNMFNEEHVEWISQKDALSRRGIMELASKGLNLIEKNSSTMNEYLSACLATNSTRFERRIVTAKNGWKCDNTLFAFGKSAFRDGDTIDIVSLSCEAHKGLHTAGTLAGWVEGIEPLIHIPQLRFKFYSVLAAPLLRLLGGQSFFVDHWGESSTGKTAGFDAAYSVFGDPEEMRFNGDTTKTAAEVLAEMLTDLPLYMDETGTQQNEDVLQAIVYMVSNGQGRMRGKKDGGLRETGTWKTVALTTGEKSITSATGFTGQMVRVIGITGSLGANTGEAIKKMREAVRKNYGHLAEPYFRKLFEHMDRLTEMYSDGVKRYANTGTNTGDRMADSFAILLVAGMLLEEVFKEIGIEPVDPCDVVDQYFYECVESEPIENYSVRALNEIMDWMEIKRLCFKDQDYIPSSRPTDFYGWIDEIYLDIIPSSLNKALKIAGYDPKRVKDDWEKMGLILCNKGRKDYARKRNNKTTKVIRLVKEEVDNVIHS; encoded by the coding sequence GTGACCGATATATTCGAACATAAATTGTGCAGTCTAAACAATGTAGATCATGGCAAGATAGTGTTTCAACCTGCTGGAAACAACATCGAATGCTACTACGAATCTCTCGTCAGTAGCAAGGACAATCTCCCCAAAGGTCGGAAAAGCGAGGTATATGCATTCAAAAACGGATACTTAGATGCAGATATCCAGAATGACATTAAAGAAATGATTGCTGATTGTTCGCCACTTGAACGATTCGAATTGGGTATGTGTCTCAACGGCGTATTCGACAAGCTCAAGAAACAGTCCTGGTACTTCAATACTGATCAAATTGGAGGAATGTGGAAAGGCTTCTACGTGCCTACAAATTATTCAATTGGTAACAGTGCGATTAACGAAGTGCACTATGACAAGAAGTCTGATACATATCGTGAAATTCCTTTCTGCTTAACTCCGGCGATCATCACTTCAATTGGAACAAACATTGATGATGGTGGATACTGGCTCGAGATCAACTTCTCGAATATGTTCAATGAAGAGCATGTTGAGTGGATCTCACAAAAAGATGCTTTGAGTCGTCGTGGAATAATGGAGCTTGCCAGTAAAGGCCTGAATCTCATCGAGAAGAATTCCTCGACCATGAATGAGTACCTGAGTGCATGCCTGGCAACAAATTCTACCAGATTCGAAAGAAGGATAGTGACCGCGAAAAATGGTTGGAAGTGTGACAACACCCTATTTGCGTTTGGTAAAAGCGCATTTCGGGATGGTGACACAATTGATATCGTTTCGCTAAGTTGTGAAGCACACAAGGGTCTACATACAGCTGGTACACTTGCCGGATGGGTAGAGGGAATCGAACCACTCATTCACATACCACAACTACGATTCAAATTTTATTCAGTACTTGCTGCACCATTACTCCGCTTACTTGGTGGTCAATCCTTTTTTGTAGATCATTGGGGCGAATCTTCCACAGGTAAGACTGCCGGCTTCGACGCTGCATATTCAGTATTCGGAGACCCGGAAGAGATGCGGTTCAACGGTGATACTACCAAGACAGCTGCAGAGGTCCTTGCGGAGATGTTGACAGATCTGCCGTTATACATGGATGAAACCGGCACACAGCAAAATGAGGATGTTCTGCAGGCTATTGTGTATATGGTATCCAATGGCCAGGGTCGAATGCGTGGCAAGAAGGATGGGGGATTGCGAGAGACGGGGACCTGGAAGACGGTAGCACTTACTACCGGCGAGAAATCAATTACGAGTGCTACAGGTTTCACTGGCCAGATGGTACGGGTGATAGGTATCACTGGTTCACTTGGTGCGAATACAGGGGAAGCCATCAAGAAGATGCGTGAAGCGGTTCGAAAGAACTACGGACATCTCGCAGAACCGTATTTCCGGAAACTGTTCGAACATATGGATAGACTTACTGAGATGTACAGTGACGGGGTGAAGAGGTATGCGAATACCGGCACCAACACTGGTGACAGGATGGCAGACAGTTTTGCTATCCTTCTCGTTGCAGGGATGCTACTGGAAGAAGTCTTCAAAGAGATTGGTATAGAGCCTGTGGATCCTTGCGATGTGGTTGATCAGTACTTCTATGAGTGTGTTGAAAGTGAGCCTATAGAGAACTATTCTGTCAGGGCACTCAACGAAATCATGGATTGGATGGAAATCAAGAGACTCTGTTTCAAAGACCAGGATTACATCCCATCAAGCAGACCCACAGACTTCTATGGGTGGATAGATGAGATATATCTTGATATCATCCCGAGTTCACTAAACAAAGCTCTGAAGATTGCGGGGTATGATCCAAAACGAGTGAAGGACGACTGGGAGAAGATGGGTTTGATCCTTTGTAATAAAGGCCGCAAGGATTACGCTCGTAAGAGGAACAACAAAACTACGAAAGTCATTCGCTTAGTCAAGGAGGAGGTTGACAATGTCATACACTCCTAA
- a CDS encoding winged helix-turn-helix domain-containing protein, producing MALPLTPEEADRVNIIRASNNTRQLNHHLRLKKIHSIHSEHPEYTQKDLMDATGISQTTVQRYWKKFVAGKINVIRPWDEVMA from the coding sequence ATGGCACTCCCCCTCACTCCTGAAGAAGCAGATCGCGTGAACATTATACGTGCTTCAAACAACACGAGGCAGCTCAACCACCACTTGAGACTCAAGAAGATTCATTCAATCCATTCTGAGCATCCAGAATACACACAGAAAGATTTGATGGATGCAACTGGGATTAGCCAAACAACTGTACAGCGATACTGGAAGAAATTTGTAGCCGGCAAGATCAACGTCATTCGACCATGGGACGAGGTGATGGCATGA
- the bet gene encoding phage recombination protein Bet, which produces MTFTAESIGAQIKFMGFKEGANNVWRTQHEGVTYGVDFPKQVIFKYINEIRITEDPDDKFLKQIIQVAELAESNNDENKLPESDNESNNSGSGESTPDATDQSSNQEEPSTTKEVTIPNKNIVTAPNPDLTSENIRQYLCKDATDEEIFMFLQLCEHRKLNPFIKEAYLIKYKNAPATLVVGKDAFMKKAEDNPMFDGFEAGIVTEYRNADDDGFVSERQQGTLVQTGHKIIGGWAKVYRKDCRVPFFAEVSMAEYNTGMSSWKKIPATMIRKVALVQTLREAFPSDLGGCYDSAEMDQARRD; this is translated from the coding sequence ATGACGTTCACAGCAGAATCAATAGGAGCACAGATCAAATTCATGGGGTTCAAGGAAGGTGCGAACAACGTATGGCGAACGCAGCACGAAGGTGTCACATACGGCGTTGACTTCCCCAAGCAGGTGATTTTTAAGTATATCAACGAGATTCGCATCACTGAAGATCCTGATGACAAATTCCTGAAGCAGATAATCCAGGTAGCTGAACTCGCAGAATCTAACAACGATGAGAATAAACTGCCCGAATCCGATAACGAGTCTAATAATTCGGGCAGTGGGGAGAGCACTCCAGACGCGACCGACCAAAGTAGCAATCAGGAAGAACCCTCCACTACAAAAGAAGTCACTATTCCTAATAAGAATATTGTAACTGCACCTAATCCTGACCTGACATCTGAGAACATCAGGCAGTACCTCTGCAAGGATGCCACCGATGAAGAGATCTTCATGTTCCTGCAGCTGTGTGAGCACAGGAAGTTGAATCCATTTATCAAAGAGGCCTATTTGATCAAGTACAAAAATGCACCCGCCACGCTTGTTGTTGGCAAGGATGCGTTCATGAAGAAGGCAGAAGATAACCCAATGTTCGATGGCTTCGAAGCTGGAATTGTGACTGAGTACAGAAACGCAGACGATGATGGTTTTGTGTCTGAGAGGCAACAAGGCACCCTGGTTCAAACTGGTCATAAAATCATTGGCGGGTGGGCCAAGGTCTACAGGAAGGATTGTAGGGTTCCATTTTTCGCTGAAGTATCCATGGCGGAATACAATACGGGGATGTCCTCATGGAAAAAGATCCCTGCCACGATGATCAGGAAAGTGGCTCTTGTTCAGACCTTGAGAGAAGCATTCCCATCAGATCTCGGTGGGTGCTATGATAGTGCTGAGATGGATCAGGCAAGGAGGGACTAA